In one window of Hyla sarda isolate aHylSar1 chromosome 1, aHylSar1.hap1, whole genome shotgun sequence DNA:
- the ARSJ gene encoding arylsulfatase J isoform X2, with translation MMSSLAFRYQIHTGLQHSIIRPSQPNCLPLDNLTLPQKLKSIGYATHMVGKWHLGFYRKECMPTHRGFDSFFGSLLGSGDYYNHYKCDSPGTCGYDLYENDNAAWDHDHGIYSTEMYTQRVQNILASHNPKKPIFLYIAYQAVHSPLQAPGNYLENYKSITNVNRRRYAAMLSCLDEAVNNITVALQEYGFYENSVIIYSSDNGGQPMAGGNNWPLRGSKGTYWEGGIRAIGFVHSPFLKIKGHICKELIHITDWFPTLVTLAGGEIEEDMKLDGYDIWETISEGKRSPRIDILHNIDPMYIKARNGSWTAGFGIWNTAVQSAIRVNQWKLLTGNPGNGDWVPPQGFSNIGLSRWHNERVSLTSGKSLWLFNITADPYERVDLSERYPDIVKQLLRRLAQFNKSAVPVRYPPKDPRSNPKLNGGVWGPWYKESKKKKNSSKKSKRKKDKKNAKHRKQQYSGCHPSLSNS, from the coding sequence GTATCAGATTCACACAGGTCTTCAACATTCCATAATACGACCATCCCAGCCAAACTGTTTGCCACTGGACAATTTGACATTACCACAGAAGTTAAAGAGTATTGGTTATGCAACGCACATGGTTGGAAAATGGCACCTGGGGTTTTATCGCAAGGAATGCATGCCAACACATAGAGGGTTTGATTCTTTCTTTGGATCACTTTTGGGAAGTGGTGATTACTACAACCATTATAAATGTGACAGCCCAGGGACATGTGGATATGACTTGTATGAAAATGATAATGCAGCGTGGGACCATGACCATGGTATTTATTCTACAGAGATGTACACTCAAAGAGTACAAAATATTTTGGCCAGCCACAATCCAAAAAAGCCTATATTCCTTTATATTGCTTACCAAGCTGTACATTCTCCTTTACAAGCTCCAGGAAATTATTTAGAGAACTATAAGTCAATTACAAATGTCAATAGACGAAGATATGCCGCCATGTTGTCATGTTTAGATGAAGCTGTTAACAACATCACAGTGGCACTACAGGAGTATGGCTTCTATGAGAATAGTGTTATAATTTATTCCTCAGACAATGGTGGACAACCAATGGCAGGAGGAAACAACTGGCCTCTCCGTGGAAGCAAGGGAACATATTGGGAAGGCGGTATACGTGCTATTGGGTTTGTCCATAGCCCATTTTTAAAAATCAAGGGCCACATCTGTAAAGAATTAATCCACATAACAGACTGGTTTCCAACACTAGTTACTTTGGCAGGTGGAGAAATAGAAGAAGACATGAAACTAGATGGTTATGACATATGGGAGACAATAAGTGAAGGCAAACGTTCTCCAAGAATTGACATCCTACATAATATTGATCCTATGTATATCAAAGCAAGAAATGGCTCCTGGACTGCTGGTTTTGGTATTTGGAATACTGCTGTTCAATCTGCTATTAGAGTAAACCAGTGGAAACTGCTAACAGGAAATCCTGGTAATGGAGACTGGGTGCCTCCGCAAGGTTTCAGCAACATTGGACTTAGTCGATGGCACAATGAGCGGGTGTCTCTCACAAGTGGAAAATCTTTGTGGCTTTTTAACATAACAGCTGACCCATATGAAAGAGTTGACTTATCTGAAAGGTACCCAGATATTGTGAAACAGTTGCTTAGAAGACTTGCACAGTTCAACAAATCTGCAGTGCCAGTGAGATACCCTCCAAAGGATCCAAGAAGCAATCCTAAACTGAATGGAGGCGTTTGGGGTCCTTGGTACAAGGAAAGTAAGAAAAAGAAGAACTCTAGTAAAAAATCTAAGAGAAAAAAGGACAAAAAGAATGCTAAACATCGGAAACAACAGTATTCTGGTTGTCATCCATCCTTATCCAATTCATAA